A segment of the Lolium perenne isolate Kyuss_39 chromosome 3, Kyuss_2.0, whole genome shotgun sequence genome:
gaatggctaaaattgacatgtaagaactagaattgacatggaagaactagaattgacattgaatggctaaaattgaacataatcgctagaatagacatgaaatggctaaaattcaacataatggctaagaatgacatggaatggctaaaattgacctgtaagaactagaattgacatggaagaactagaattgacatggaatggctaaaattgaacataatcgctagaattgacatgaaatagctaaaattcaacataatggctaagaatgacatggaatggctaaaattaacatggaatagctaaaattgaacataatgGCTAAAATTCTAGTTGGTTGAATGGCTAAAATTCACAAGTGACATGGTATGGAAGAATTAGAAGTGTAGGAGAACTCACCTAGAAACTGCTGCAGGCTCCGGATGATGCCCGTATTGTTGACGGTCAAGCCAGGTGTCAGCAGGGTCTGACTTGGCGCTTGCTGGAGGAGCGCCATCATAGCCGGATCGGGCGTGGGGATCTGCAATATCCACAGTTCGGTTAGACAACAAACAAGATTGAGACGGAGATATTAAGTTAACCACTTACAAAATGTGGGAACATAGGAGGACACGACGTGCTAGGACCACTACTCCCCGGTGGGGAAGTCAGCACGGCCTGGTTCATGAACATCTGCTGGAACATCTACTGCTGTTgttgcatctgctacaacatctgCTGCTGCATCTGCATGCTCTCCCTAAGATGCTGCTGCATCTGCATCTGCTGCTCTTGGTTCCTCCGTTCCTTTTCTTCCATCTCCGCCTACGTTGTGTTTCCGCGATGTCAGTAACATTGCAATGGAAAACATGTAACGAAGCGTAGAGGATCGACGAAGAACTTACCCGTAACTTCTCAACAGCTAGGTCCAAAGCCCGTGGGCGGGTCTCTACCCAAGGCTGCTCGCTCGTACgcccacgacggatctggcgtagagatggaatggtctttgggtcgactaacccgtcagcaatccataggcggccacccttcttgccttgtcccgcaagcaccgcaacctcaaCGTCAAAGTCTTCGGTGGTTGGGTCGGCGTCTTCGCCGTGCTTGGCCTTGAACTTCGAGCGGTACGCGCCACACTGGGCCTCCGCTAGCCCGTTGACCCACACAGACCCCGTTTCAGGATGCGGCTCCCTCCTGGTCTTGGACTTTTGGAAAAGGCCAAATAAGTTTGGTGTCACGCCTGTCttcacttcctgcaaaagagcACATGCAAGTAAGTGAAGAGGGACACCCTTGCGGGGCTAACAATAACATGAAACAAAAGAATGAAGAAACCATTTGCTCACCTCTTGCTGCAAGGTAAGGGCCAAGTTCTTGCTGCCCAGGACATGTGATCCACCTCCCATCTCtaaacgcttcagcttgccctcctcgtgcttccggGCGTACTCGGGGGATGTCCACCATATGACCATCGCAAGAAAGCACGCCTTGTCTTCCCCGACGTACTGGGGAGGGTTCTACATACACAAGATAGACCCATTATTATAACATAAACTACATAAAAATGCGGAAATAAATAACACATCGATGCTAATACCTGCAGGTACTACCACGGTGCCATGAGCGTATCCCGACAATCAGCCTTACTCATCCAAACTTTGCGctcggcgtgccagtcgcggacgcactggacacgtgcctcgtagtgcatgccagtcaccctcacCCTGCACAACTCGTGTAAGATAACATCGCACGCAATTTCCTCGCCCTCagccctcttgaagtatttctgcaaccatgcacataggtaaaacaagaggaattagagcaactattggtagtcaagaagtgtttgaatgctaagaagccaaaagtcacgtacccagaagtGGCGGACAACCCGCTCTTGCATGTTGGTGCACTTGCCGCTAGGATCTTCCGCGTAGCTGTAGTGCTTCCAAGTCCAAGCCACATCGCGGCCACCACTAGGGAGATTGACAATCCCAGGGAAATGCTTCCTAATTAGGCctccaaggatgttcgagtactCACGTGTCGGCCTCCTCCTCGGGTCACCATACTTGAACATGCTGCACAACGAAATGCCAAAATCAGTATGCATGTGATAAAAAAttgtataatgataaaaatttaAATAATGGAATGCCAAAATCAGCATGTACCTCTTTCCAGCGGGCACGAGAACAACATCGCGGAAGGCCCAAGTTTTTAGCTTGGGGAGTTTCGTAATCCCGCGCTTATACGACTTCTTGTCCCGTGGTTCCAGCCTCTGCTCGGCTGCAACGTACACCTCCTCCTCGGGCGGATACCAAGCTAGGTTTGGGTTTAGCTCCTGCGGAAAACCCCCCAACCCCTCATCCGCCCCGaggtcctccccaccgtcctccccaccatcctcctcgtcctgcccaccgtgctcctcaccgtcctcctcgtcctccccaccccactgctcctcgtcatcatcctcggctgggggaggactaggagaaggggtacgaagtcgccgtggctgggCATTCTTCCTCCATGGTGGAGGGCTAGGAGGAGCGCTAGGAGGACGTGTATGCGACGACGAACCACTCGAAAGTCCCACAAGCTCAGCCACGGCCTTGATCTTCTTTTTGAAACctccctttctttttcttggcggcatgtttcaatcacctgcaaacacaatgaaaagagtggtttattagtatgcaatgtaaacagatgaatattagtgaaatcaacaataaatagcacatagttcagtacatagatcatagtttattacaaatagcacatagttcagtacataggatagcctcacaattacaactacatagatcatagtttattacaaatagcacatagttcagtacataggatagcctcacaattacaactacatagatcatagtttattacaaatagcacatagtttagtacataggatagcctcacaattacaactacatagatcatagtttattacaaatagcacatagttcagtacataggatagcctcacaattacaactacatagatcagtagcctaTGTCGACATCCGTAATCGGACCACATGTTTCATCATCATCAGGCTcagcgaaccaataatcatcgatgaaacctggaggtggtccatttGGAGCTAGGTCAATgcctgctttgaacgcctcgagcaaacttaGGTCTTCTAAGGCACACACATCCTCAGCTTcatattcttcattgtcttcctccataaccgcatcttcttcttgctcatcgtctacgaccatgttaTCAACAACGGCCGACAAGTCGATAGTGAAATgaccggggagcccttcttcttgataaaaATCAACACTCCCTGTTGAGGGGTCTAtgcggcggtaatcgtccttgtttaGTGGGGGTGGCCTAATGCGTGAAGgaaccgtcatcacaacatcccatccatgtagacgtttggTAGGGTTTcggcacgcgtacgggagatagaatacttggaaggcttgggtggccaaaatgtacacgtcctctcccttataaacagagcttctttcaacttcgaccaatcCAATTTCAGGATCCCATCTCACGCGACGTGGGTcgaaccaatggcatttgaatacgacgggatttagccctttgtcaaacccgtaattcagctcgtatataccctcgactcttccatagtaatggagtccatcatcaccttgacataccaccccactatttattgtcttcttgtttggacggcttgttgtgtattgatgggtctggaagcgatacccattcACGTCATAAGAATTGAACGAGTCGACGGAATGGTtgaagcccctagcaatttttcgtAGCAAGGGATTCATGTCTTTGTCGGTTCTTGCCTACAAGATTAGGACGACAAGTTTAGAACAAGAAATGACCGAGAAATGTCGACAGTGTACAAGCAAATTTGGATAGGCTAGTACCAAACCACagaaccagctactgaaaccgtGACCGCCGCCCTTATCGAAAATATCCTTGGATTCTTCCGAGGTAGGATCCCTGTGGGTATACCTCCAATATTTAGTCGTGAATTGTCTATAACAGTGAAcggaggaagagttagccacgaacatacgagtgaatgtttgcgaataactaaatggttagcacttacttgatgtacggcttcacttccaccatggtgttcaagacatatgagtggatcaactcccgctcatgtaaattcgttgtgtacggcttcgagccacttgacttgccgccaagccctatgaagatgctaagcttgggtacatcttcattgttggcggcattgtaacggaggaccgggttgtgctttgtgggaatgttgggatcatagtgcttagtggtgaagtttgccacctccacgttcaggactgcctcggctatggatgcttcgatcttgcatttattgctagtcatctgacgaagcttttgtgtttctctctcgggaccaaactgccaacggccccaattcgcccccccccccctttaagcATTCCTTCGCGAAGTGCAGGATCatatgttgcatcggattaaagaacgctggaggaaagatcttctctagatcgcaaagcaacatgggtgcctgttcatccagcttctcaatcactttagtgtcaaactccctagcacaaatctggcggaagaaataactcaacctcgctagcactcgccaagtcttctcagggacatagcctcgaatcatcaccggcattatccgctcaagccacacgtggtagtcatgactcttcagtccttgaACTCGCAACGTTTCAATGTTCAGACCCCTCATCCaattggctgcgaacccatcagggaaaaacaaggagtccttcatccattggaagacctcccttttttgggcctttgtgaggcagaacggagcgtgtggcttagtccaagtttttttggcaccttgaGGTGGCTTCCTGTTCAACTCTGGCCTATCGCACAACTTTTCTTcgtcaattcgagcctttatgttatccttcgtcttctcagtgtccactatggtgctccaaatggcttcactgatattcttctcggtgtgcattacatcaatgttatgcgggagctcgagaaactcaaagtaaggaagCCTCCAGAAGCACGGCTTGTgggtccattggtgtgtctccccatatcccaagaaaccattcccatcagggttAGGCTGGAGAGCGTCTAACTCGGCCTTGGTTTCCTgtccggtcttcggaattggcttcggtGCATGGACAACACGGCCTTTTTTGAAACTCTTAACATCACTCCTGTATTCATGACTctgctcaaggaactgtcgagcttcatcaaagcaggaatacttgccacccttgtttagccagaagaaagtcacggctTGCCTGCACTCCggacaaggccacttcccatgtgtacaccacccacagaacaaagcacgtgctggcaagtcatgcagggacgtgtggtaccagacatacatatcgaagtgtTCCTTCTTTGCCGCGTCATAAGTTCGGATCCCGCGATCTTCCCAGTCAAGAAGCAAGTCATCAATCAGTGGTTCCAGATACACGTTCATGTTCTTACCCGGGTATTTCGgtcctgggattatcatcgacataAACATGTACTCTGATCTCGTGCGGGCCTTGAAGGTAGGTTCAGGGGAATAACGaacactggccaacaactgtataccgcagccgacataccatatggattgaacccatcggttgatatcgcaattGCTATGCTCCTCGGGTCACCGGCTTTCAGGGGAtatttcttgacaaagttcttccatgcagtaccatccaacggatgtatcatcttgccaCTGTCTGGTCTGATCCCTTCTacggcccacctcatctgctgggcagtatcctctgtcatgaagagccgctggatcctcggtaggactggaagatagcggaggatattcttagCAACCGTGgcctgcctcttctgaccatcaccattggtgtcaacctcaaagtacctagagcttttgcaatggatgcaataatttgtgttagcatgctcctctctgaatagcatgcatccctttggacaagcgtgtatctgctgagatgacatcttgaggtcactgagcaattttttcgaatagtagaagttttgcggcaagaggtgccctttcggcagaatgctgccaacgaggaccagaagttcatcgaacccatctctgcacagattcctgtggcacttaaaggccaaaaggcgagcgatggcatctagttgggtaacatCGTTATTTAcgtgtaggggtttctgcgaagcaaacaaagcctcgtaatacttctttgtgttttcctccggctcctcacttgtctccgcatccctagatgtctccgcctctacatgagggcttttaggcacattaccattagccaagttctctaggcacctatcaaacccagtatcatattctctcgtaggctgaatctgccgcacctccttcctagcacgtttcttcgCCTTTTCTCCATGAAAATTCCAAATCTTGTAAGACGGTTTGAACCCAGACTTGATCAGGTGAAGACTCATAGTTTCGTTGTCCTGTGTTTTTTGGTTGttgcacttactacaagggcaaaaaactgtcctgggtctgctagggatgtcaaacgccctgtccacgaactgcttggtcttttctccccattcctCCGTATATTTCCACGGACCAactctgccatcgtacatccagtcacgattatccatcctctaaccagcaccaaaacagacaaacttagaatttatatcaaacatgatccgcattttaatttttcctttttaacgcatgcatcaacctgaatctctactaggtgggctcctagcagccgccggatccgtagattgagtacgttctccctgctctaccctgatccgagacagaatttcggcagcacctccccgctgctctcccgatacacgtctcgccaaaaagccgagaggggtgtgcatccggagaacaacggggaggcgctgccgaaatcctgactcggatcggggtagagcgggaagaacgtacccaactacgcatccgccgactgtctCGATAAATGtcgtaagagttacggttcataatatgcgagaccactaatgcatatttatccgcgtaacccttacggtcgggaagagacgcctaggtaacgcgacatacttggtgatctagacacacaaaaaaacctaggtacataGGGGCGAGATTTTTACCCTTGACGCGTGAGCGAATCGGCGAAGAAGATTAGGGACGCCCCCTCAAAGACCCCGTGACGCTGCCCCCCGTGTCCACCTCGAAGAAGATCCGAGACGCCCCCCTCAGAGACCCTCGCGGCGCCGACCcccgtgtccacctcgaagcatcgCCTGCATAGCGAGAAAATGAATTACTATGCAAGTGAACACAATTTATTTGACAACTTATGCAATTCAACACAATTTATTTGACAACTTTTAATTAGAATTTCCTTGCAGCACATTATCATATTTATTTTAGCTACCTAGATACACTATTAAATTAACATGCCTAAACAAAATCCTAAATTCTTTAGCATACACCATTAATTAACATACCTAAATACACTATTTATTTAGCTACTCTAAACAACCTAAATCATATTAGCTACCCTAAACAACCTAATTAACATGCTAATTAGCATGCTAAATGGAAAAACATCCTACACTACATTAAATCCCATATTACACCTAACTAACATGCTAATTAACATACAACCTAAATCATATACTACACACAAAAAATGACAAAAAAAATGAGCTCACCTAGAGGCCGAAGCCGGCCAGCAGCAGGGCGAGGTGGTGTGAGGACGGCGAGGCGGCGCGGGCTGGGGGGCAGGGCGAGGAGGCGCGGGCCGGGGGCATGGCGAGGAGGGCAGGGCGAGGTGGCGCGAGGAGGGCGGCGAGGTGGCGGCGCGTCGGGGCGAGGAGGGCGGCGAGGTGGCGGCGCGTCGGGGCGAGGAGGGCGGCGAGGTGGCGGCGCATCGGGGCGAGGGAGAGTGTCGAGCTAGGGAGGGAGTGTCGGCGCGTCGGGGCGAGGCAGCGTGAATGGGTACGCGATCCCGATTCAGATTGATCTAGGGTTCAGAGCTTTGCCGTGCGAATATTCTTTGCCGAGCGccatgatgcgtgtagttgacacgtccgttgggaaccccaagaggaaggtgtgatgcgcacagcggcaagtttccctcagtaagaaaccaaggtttaatcgaaccagtaggagtcaagaagcacgttgaaggttgatggcggcggaatgtagtgcggcgcaacaccagagattccggcgccaacgtggaacctgcacaacacaaccaaagtactttgccccaacgaaacagtgaggttgtcaatctcaccggcttgctgtaacaaaggattaaccgtattgtgtggaagatgattgtttgcagaaaacagtaaaacaagtattgcagtagattgtatttcagtatagagaattggaccggggtccacagttaactagaggtgtctctcccataagataaacagcatgttgggtgaacaaattacagttgggcaattgaaaaataaagagggcatgaccatgcacatacatattatgatgagtatagtgagatttaattgggcattacgacaaagtacatagaccgctatccagcatgcatctatgcctaaaaagtccaccttcaggttatcatctgaaccccctccagtattaagttgaaaacaacagacaattgcattaagtattgcgcgtaatgtaatcagtaactacatccttgaacatagcaccaatgttttatccctagtggcaacagcacatccataatcttagagatttctgtcacttccccagattcacggagacatgaacccactatcgagcataaatactccctcttggagttacaagcatctacttggccagagcatctactagtaacggagagcatgcaagatcataaacaacacatagatataactttgataatcaacataacaagtattctctattcatcggatcccaacaaacgcaacatatagaattacagatagatgatcttgatcatgttaggcagctcacaagacccgacaattaagcacaatggggagaagacaaccatctagctactgctatggacccatagtccaggggtagactactcactcatcactccggaggcgaccatggcggtgaagagtcctccgggagatgaatcccctctccggcagggtgccggaggcgatctcctgaatccctcgagatgggattggcggcggcggcgtctcagtaaggttttccgtatcgtggctcccggtactgggggtttcgcgacggaggctttaagtaggcggaagggcaggtcagggggcggcacgaggggcccacactacaggtcggcgcggccagggcttgggtcgcgccgccctgtagtctggccacctcgtggccccacttcgtctcctcttcggtcttctggaagcttcgtggcaaaataggaccctgggcgttgatttcgtccgattccgagaatatttcgttactaggatttctgaaaccaaaaacagcagaaaacagcaactggcacttcggcatcttaataggttagttccagaaaatgcacgaatatgacataaagtgtgcataaaacatgtagatatcatcaataatgtggcatggaacacaagaaattatcgatacgtcggagacgtatcacgccacgTAGGCTTTGCCGAGCGAgtcgcctttgccgtgcgccgcccGTTCTTTGCCGTGCGAAATACACCTTTGTCGTGCGCCCCTACACGGCAAAGTGCTTTTTTTTGGTCATTTTGGCATTCAGTTTTATTTACCAATTTTTCAGTTTTACAGTACATCTGAGATCAGAAGTACCCATGTTGTATACCCATCTGAGACCTCTTTGCCGTGCAAATCCAACTTTGCCGTGCGCTTTGGCAGGATAATTTCCCTCTTCACCATTTTATACTTATCGTTAAGATTCGAATATATTTCAAAATTATATTAAACCTGTATTTTAGCATGTGTATTATCTAATAATGTCATTATCATGATATTTTAAAACTACACGGATGAAGCCTCGCGCAGTGAAATCTAGAGGGTAGTGACCACcggggcacgcagaccgccgggagatgagaacgaccgccggtggctacaatgtgccaaagtgtgccaaacctagctttccatgtgtatatggcctaatcaaaactaaacctatcaaaaagtatgttggtggatcctcgcgcggtgaaatctagggggtagaccccccgaggcacgcagaccgccgttttcgggagaaAACGAccgccggtggctacaatgtaccaaagtgtgccaaacctagctttccatgtgtatatggcccaataaaaactaaacctatcaaaaagtatgttggtggatccccgcgcggtgaaatctaggggggtagaccccccgaggcacgcagaccgccgttttcgggagagaacgacgtcgccggtggctacaatgtgccaaagtgtgccaaacctagctttccatgtgcatatgacctaatcaaaaccaaacctatcaaaaagtatgttcgtggaacctcgcgcggagaaatctaggggggtagaccccccgaggcacgcagaccgccgttttcggggggggggcAACCGCCGGagtaccggaatgccaccaaaacttgcatgtggacctaggatatgtttgaaagtgtggtggaaggtgttattcaccaaatggtgcaaggcattgatcccatgtgtgagattcctctctttcgggcgataacacttggaagattcctcgacttgtaggctgaagagtcccgctgcgggtataccggtggctataatgtgccaaagtgtgccaaacctagctttccatgtgtatatggcctaatcaaaactaaacctatcaaaaagtatgttggtggaacctcgcgcggtgaaatctaggggggtagaccccccgaggcacgcagaccgccgttttcgggagagaacgaccgccggagcaccggaatgccaccaaaacttgcatgtggacctaggatatgtgtgaaagtgtggtggaaggtgttattcaccaaatggtgcaagtcaTTGCTCCCATgggtgacattcctctctttcgggcgataacacttggaagattcctcgacttgtaggctgaagtgtcccgctgcgggtataccggtggctacagtgtgccaaagtgtgccaaacctagctttccatgtgtatatgacctaataaaaaccaaacctatcaaaaagtatgttggtggaacctcgcccggagaaatctaggggggtagaccccccgatgcacgcagaccgccgttttcgggagagaacgaccgccggagcaccggaatgccaccaaaacttgcatgtggacctaggatatgtgtgaaagtgtggtggaaggtgttattcaccaaatggtgcaaggcattgctcccatgtgtgacattcctctctttcgggcgataacacttggcagattcctcgacttgtaggctgaagtgtcccgctgcgggtataccggtggctacagtgtgccaaagtgtgccaaacctagctttacaTGTGTATATGACCTAataaaaaccaaacctatcaaaaagtatgttggtggaacctcacccggagaaatctaggggggtagaccccccgatgcacgcagaccgccgttttcgggagagaacgaccgccggtgcaccggaatgccaccaaaacttgcatgtggacctaggatatgtgtgaaagtgtggtggaaggtgttattcaccaaatggtgcaaggcattgctcccatgtgtgacattcctctctttcgggcgataacacttggcagattcctcgacttgtaggctgaagtgtcccgctgcgggtataccggtggctataatgtgccaaagtgttcCAAACCTagatttccatgtgtatatgtcctaatcaaaactaaacctatcaaaaagtatgttggtggaacctcgcgcggtgaaatctaggggggtagaccccctgaggcacgcagaccgccgttttcgggagagaacgaccgtcggagcaccggaatgccaccaaaacttgcatgtggacctaggatatgtgtgaaagtgtgttggaatgtgtgattcaccaaatggtgcaaggcattgctcccatgcgtgacattcctctctttcaggcgataacacttggaagattcctcgacttgtaggctgaagtgtcccgctgcgggtataccggtggctacagtgtgccaaagtgtgccaaacctagctttccatgtgtatatgacctaatcaaaactaaacctatcaaaaagtatgttggtggaacctcgcgcggtgaaatctaggggggtagaccccccgaggcacgcagaccaccgttttcgggggggaatgataacccacaagtataggggatcgcagcagtcttcgagggaagtaaaacccaaatttattgattcgacacaaggggaggtaaagaatacttataagccttaacaactgagttgtcaattcagctgcacctggaaaaacactagtagcaggggtgatgtgaaagtaggagtgatatgagagcaatagtaatagtaacacagcagcagtaatagtaacacagaggtaatggcaccagaagatagttgatactacttctaatgacatgtagaacgagtatatgatgatgagatatggaccggggttcccagcgatctacactagtggtaactctccaataacaagtgacaagtgttgggtgaacaaattacagttgggcaattgataggattgataaggcattaagaaagaacatcaattcattaatcatgtaggcatgttttccatatatagtcgtacgtgctcgcaatgagaaacttgcacaacatctattgtcctaccagccggtggcagccgggcctcaaggtaatctactggatattaaggtactccttttaataaagcaccggagcaaagcattaacactccgtgaaaacatgtgatcctcacatcaccgccatcccctccggttgtcccgatttctgtcacttcggggcctttggttccggacagtgacatgtgcatacaacttgtagatacaatctaagcaataagtacagagtttaaatctaagatcatgccactcgggccctagtgacaagcattaaacataacaagattgcagcaacaataacttcacaaactttatagatagactaatcataatgtatcatccatcggatcccaacaaacacaacaccgattacatcagatggatctcaatcatgtaaggcagctcatgagatcattgtattgaagtacataggatagagagtaccaactagctactgctagaacccgtagtccatgggggaactactcacggagcatgatggaggcggtggcgtcaatggagatggcttccgggggcacttccccgtcccggcagggtgccggaacagagacttctgtcccccgaattggagtttcgcgatggtggcagcgcccctggagtctttctggagtttcgtcaattggtactgcgtttttaggtcgaaagggcttaaataggcgaagagtcggagtcggaggggccacggggcctcctcacactagggcggcgcgcccccctcctgggccgcgccggccacacgtgtggggcccccagggcacccctctggccctcctctgactttctggaaggttccgggaaaaataagatgtttggcgttgatttcgtccaattccgagaatatt
Coding sequences within it:
- the LOC127338294 gene encoding uncharacterized protein is translated as MVIWWTSPEYARKHEEGKLKRLEMGGGSHVLGSKNLALTLQQEEVKTGVTPNLFGLFQKSKTRREPHPETGSVWVNGLAEAQCGAYRSKFKAKHGEDADPTTEDFDVEVAVLAGQGKKGGRLWIADGLVDPKTIPSLRQIRRGRTSEQPWVETRPRALDLAVEKLRAEMEEKERRNQEQQMQMQQHLRESMQMQQQML